The Klebsiella aerogenes KCTC 2190 region CCTGCTGTTCAGCCAGTGGGTAATGAAAAAACCGCTTATCCAACGCATGCTTGGCAAAGAGCTGACGCTGCCGCAGCAGGTGTGGTCACGGCTGAATCTGGCCTGGGCGCTGTTCTTTATTCTCTGCGGGCTGGCCAATATCTACATCGCGTTCTGGCTGCCGCAGAATATCTGGGTCAACTTCAAAGTCTTCGGTTTAACGGCATTGACCCTGGTCTTTACCCTATTGAGCGGCGTCTATATCTACCGCCACATGCCGCAGGACGATAAGCACTAATACCTCTTAACGGTACGCGCTGGCCGGCGCGTACCGCCTCCCTTGTGCTTTTCATTTCTTTTCTCTACCTCCTATCCCGTTCAGTTCAAATTTAACTTCCGAAAGAGTGGGTAAGCCGCCTCTTATTACGCCATTCCCCAACGGCTCGCCTTCACGCTTTCTTCATCAAACAGGAAAAATTGCGCCAATTGTGAGGATTTGATGAAGTTTCGTCTCGCCTGATTGTAATGATAA contains the following coding sequences:
- a CDS encoding septation protein A, yielding MKQFLDFLPLVVFFAFYKIYDIYAATTALIVATAVVLIYSWVRYRKVEKMALITFVLVAVFGGLTIFFHNDEFIKWKVTVIYALFAGALLFSQWVMKKPLIQRMLGKELTLPQQVWSRLNLAWALFFILCGLANIYIAFWLPQNIWVNFKVFGLTALTLVFTLLSGVYIYRHMPQDDKH